One part of the Cyprinus carpio isolate SPL01 chromosome B12, ASM1834038v1, whole genome shotgun sequence genome encodes these proteins:
- the LOC109046490 gene encoding ephexin-1-like, with the protein MSSQKSQNLPQKPEVKQSPPVPIKPSNNTSDTSSVEGAASGNGSSGNVKKIVNKFSQPEAKIPSGDTAKSTSTEMKQQRPPAVKPRRKSKSSSPTSNCKAPPLPPKARQNHSEQKDEVDCQERQEGALSAVDGSRSAPDGKEGSKLRAELDSSPLPDPRCEKNCGCICHLQRPGMKLVWVPISEQDDDEGEEDETEYSDTEDQNERGEGENEDKSNKEPESLSVSLVEDENKKEEPQIKKNKFLETCNLLEQQLRRKSDPGTPTLIASAVSFPQTPLNVPKDQPLEETEESIYDVSLEVVAPPRPQKGLDTVSKDTPPAIPPRMPLDKRGPRIILPQSLARPSSPLLPPASPRLQRTAPTPPAKTYENSNYSLKSIAQQRHDEKKCGSTENSRPPLVIPRHQQSADLEAGTSEELYQFYTETYIHKEIRRTVCRNISKTSMDFSSSPEKGETSPRSSSVPNLKQSNLWRDQPAVRDSGVLQTLSPEECKYQESMFEVIKSEMSYLRSLRVLTEHFMDSSDLNDTLINMDKKTLFSNILRIQEVSKRFLKDLEERLDENVIISDICDIIHYHAQHNFPAYIDYVRNQVYQEKTYSNLMQSNAQFATVITRLQESPICQRLPFMSFQLLPFQRITRIKMLIENILKRTAVGAEKEQTASKALDSVSKIIEECNTQVGKMKQVEELIQINGMLEFDKLKVSKLTFKNDEVNRGGTFLNIRTKFTPVYLFLFNDLLVIASRKSSERYVVLDHAHRSLVQVEAFREDTAVPSLEHCFSLTLLENHQGRQMERVFKAPTQSDLHRWLAAFPNPDDPNNDQEEVIYEDWDCPQVQCVKQYMANQADELNLEPTEIINVVRKTNEGWYEGIRLSDGQKGWFPVANVLEITNEHVRRRNLRERYRVIQAAGMVAKTRSIP; encoded by the exons ATGTCTTCTCAAAAGTCTCAGAACCTGCCTCAGAAACCTGAGGTTAAACAAAGTCCCCCGGTTCCCATCAAGCCATCCAATAATACCTCAGACACCTCATCTGTGGAAGGTGCCGCCTCTGGGAATGGGAGTTCTGGGAATGTCAAAAAGATAGTCAACAAATTCAGCCAGCCAGAGGCTAAGATTCCAAGTGGAGATACAGCAAAGAGCACCAGCACAGAAATGAAACAACAAAGACCTCCTGCAGTAAAGCCCAGACGCAAATCGAAAAGTTCTTCCCCCACCAGCAATTGCAAGGCACCTCCTCTGCCTCCAAAGGCCAGACAAAATCACAGTGAACAGAAAGACGAGGTGGACTGCCAAGAGAGACAAGAAGGAGCTTTGAGCGCTGTTGATGGAAGCAGATCAG CTCCTGATGGAAAAGAAGGCAGCAAACTGCGAGCAGAGCTGGATTCCAGCCCTCTTCCAGATCCTCGGTGTGAGAAGAACTGTGGCTGTATATGCCACCTGCAGAGGCCTGGCATGAAGCTCGTATGGGTGCCAATTAGCGAGCAAGATGATGACGAGGGTGAGGAGGATGAGACTGAGTACAGTGACACGGAGGATCAGAATgaaagaggagagggagagaacgAAGACAAGTCAAATAAGGAGCCTGAGTCTTTGAGTGTGTCATTAGTTGAAGACGAGAACAAAAAGGAGGAAccgcaaataaaaaaaaacaagtttcttGAGACTTGTAACCTATTAGAGCAGCAGCTCAGGAGGAAATCGGACCCTGGAACTCCAACGTTGATCGCCTCTGCTGTCTCATTTCCCCAGACTCCTCTAAACGTCCCCAAAGACCAGCCTTTGGAGGAGACGGAGGAGTCCATCTACGATGTTAGCCTGGAGGTGGTCGCTCCACCCAGACCTCAAAAGGGGCTGGATACTGTAAGCAAGGACACCCCTCCGGCCATTCCTCCCAGAATGCCTTTAGATAAAAGGGGTCCTCGCATTATTCTGCCTCAGTCTCTGGCACGTCCTTCCTCCCCTCTGCTTCCACCTGCCAGTCCCCGACTGCAAAGAACTGCACCAACTCCACCAGCCAAGACCTATGAGAACAGCAATTATTCTCTCAAGTCTATAG CACAGCAGCgtcatgatgaaaaaaaatgtggATCCACTGAGAA CTCTAGACCTCCACTTGTCATTCCACGTCACCAACAATCTGCTGACTTGGAAGCTGGGACGTCTGAGG AGCTGTATCAGTTTTACACAGAAACATATATACACAAGGAGATCAGGAGGACAGTATGTCGCAACATCAGTAAAACCAGCATGGACTTTTCATCCAGCCCAGAGAAAGGAGAAACAAGTCCCAGATCCAGTAGTGTTCCAAATCTCAAGCAGAGCAATTTATGGCGGGACCAGCCAGCAGTTCGAGACAGTGGGGTCCTGCAGACCCTAAGTCCAGAGGAGTGCAAGTACCAAGAG AGCATGTTCGAGGTGATTAAATCAGAAATGTCGTATCTGCGCTCTCTGCGAGTGCTAACAGAGCATTTTATGGATTCAAGTGACTTGAATGACACTCTTATTAACATGGACAAAAAAACCCTCTTCTCAAACATTCTTCGCATCCAAGAGGTCAGCAAGAG GTTTCTAAAGGACCTCGAGGAACGTCTGGATGAGAACGTTATCATTTCTGACATCTGTGACATCATCCACTATCATGCCCAGCATAATTTCCCTGCGTATATCGACTATGTTCGAAACCAGGTTTATCAAGAAAAAACCTATAGTAATCTAAT GCAATCTAACGCTCAGTTTGCGACTGTAATCACCCGACTCCAGGAGTCGCCCATTTGTCAGCGACTGCCCTTTATGTCCTTCCAGCTGCTGCCCTTTCAGCGAATCACACGCATTAAAATGCTCATCGAG aacatccTAAAGAGAACGGCTGTTGGGGCAGAGAAGGAGCAAACAGCATCTAAAGCTCTGGACTCTGTGTCCAAG ATCATTGAAGAATGTAATACTCAGGTTGGAAAAATGAAGCAGGTGGAGGAACTGATTCAGATTAATGGTATGCTGGAGTTCGACAAACTAAAGGTAAGCAAACTGACTTTT AAAAATGACGAAGTAAACAGAGGAGGGACATTCTTGAACATCCGCACCAAATTCACCCCCGTCTACCTCTTTCTCTTCAATGACCTACTTGTTATTGCCAGCAGGAAAAG TTCTGAGCGGTATGTAGTCCTCGATCATGCCCATCGCTCCCTGGTCCAGGTGGAGGCTTTTAGGGAGGACACAGCTGTCCCCAGCCTGGAGCACTGCTTCTCTCTGACTCTGCTGGAGAATCACCAGGGACGCCAGATGGAGAGAGTGTTCAAAGCTCCTACACA ATCTGACCTGCACAGGTGGTTAGCAGCATTCCCGAATCCCGATGACCCCAACAATGATCAAGAAGAAGTCATATATGAAGACTGGG ATTGCCCTCAAGTGCAGTGTGTAAAGCAATACATGGCAAACCAAGCAGATGAATTAAATCTGGAGCCCACAGAGATCATCAATGTCGTGCGCAAAACCAACGAAG GATGGTATGAGGGAATCCGTCTGTCTGATGGACAGAAAGGCTGGTTTCCTGTAGCAAACGTACTGGAAATCACCAACGAGCACGTCCGGCGACGCAACCTCCGAGAGCGATACCGTGTTATCCAGGCTGCCGGCATGGTCGCCAAGACTCGAAGTATACCATAG
- the LOC109046489 gene encoding vigilin-like isoform X1: MSSVAVLTQESFAEHRSGLKDGDITGSVPEDEAYIPTYLEAFPPLPDKGTPGEKTGEPARAWSKIRPIKASVITQVFHVPLEERRYKDNSQFGEGEEAKVCLDIMQKTGAHIELSLAKDQGLSIMVTGKLDSVMKARKEIVARLQTQASATVLIPKEHHRFVIGKNGEKLQELELKTATKIAIPRSDDPNANIRISGTKDGIEKARHEIQLISAEQDKRAVERLSFEKAFHPFIAGAYNRLVQELSQETGARISIPPPSIPKDEIVITGEKEAVAMAIARIRAIYEEKKCKTTTISVEVKKSQHKYIVGPKGNTLQEILENTGVSVEMPPLDSSSETIILRGEPDKLGPALTQVYAKAKSVIVVEVIAPAWLHRFIIGKKGQNISRITQQLPKVHIEFTDGEERISLEGPTEEVEQAQAQIQEIIKDLMARMDYAEINIDQRFHRHLIGKNGANINRIKEQYKVSVRIPQDSERCGLVRIEGDPQGVQLARKELMDMAQRMENERTKDLIIEQKFHRTIIGQKGEKIKEVRDKFPEVIIIFPDQQQKSDIVQLRGPKNEVEKCAKFLQKLIAELVESSFSISVPIHKQFHKNIIGKGGANIKKIREETNTKIDLPTENSNSEMIVITGKKSSCEAARDRILTIQKELFSQANLKEAEVSIPAKLHNSLIGSKGSLVRSVMEECGGVHIHFPAEGSGLDKVTIRGPAEEVERARRQLLQLAEEKQVNNFSVELQAKPEYHKFLIGRGGANIRRVRDRTGARIIFPSPDEPEQEHITIMGKEEAVWLAQKELETLIKNLDDVIEDSMVVDPRYHRHFVCRRGQVLRELAEEYGGVAVSFPRTGTHNDNITLKGPRECVDAAKKRIQEIVRDLESQVNVEVLIPQRYHRAIMGPKGCRIQQITREHEVQIKFPDRDESAAQEAASQENGDTDLIPRKCDIITVMGRAEKCELARAALLALVPVTIDVEVSFDLHRYIIGQKGAGIRKMMEEYEVNIWVPQPEQQSDIIKITGQVASVERAKQGLLERVKELQAEQEDRALRSYKVTLSVDPKYHPKIIGRKGAVISQIRKDYDVNVQFPDKGDEQQDVIVISGYERSANEARAAIEQLVAALQDMVSEDIRLDRRVHARIIGARGKAIRKLMEEFKVDIRFPQPGSEDPSKVTVTGLPENVDNAIDHLLNLEEEYMLSVTETETMAAYMKPPSKTMGTGGNDEDNKALAKGFVVRDAPWNAQGNKAPDMSSAEEFPTFGSGIAPKQTSAWGPKKC, encoded by the exons ATGAGCTCTGTGGCAGTGTTGACTCAGGAGAGTTTTGCGGAGCACCGCAGTGGCTTGAAGGACGGTGATATCACAG GTAGTGTGCCAGAAGATGAAGCATATATACCCACCTATCTGGAGGCCTTTCCACCTTTACCAGACAAGGGCACTCCAGGTGAGAAGACAGGTGAGCCGGCACGTGCCTGGAGCAAGATCCGACCCATCAAAGCTTCTGTCATCACTCAG GTGTTCCATGTTCCTTTGGAGGAGCGCCGGTATAAAGACAACAGTCAGTTTGGGGAGGGGGAGGAGGCGAAAGTGTGCCTGGATATCATGCAGAAGACCGGGGCACATATCGAGCTCTCTCTTGCCAAGGACCAAGGCCTCTCCATCATGGTGACTGGAAAACTTGATTCGGTTATGAAAGCGAGGAAGGAGATTGTGGCCCGACTGCAGACTCAG GCGTCAGCGACTGTGCTTATTCCGAAAGAGCATCATCGATTTGTGATCGGAAAGAACGGGGAAAAGTTGCAGGAGCTGGAGCTGAAAACAGCCACCAAGATCGCCATCCCCCGCTCTGACGATCCCAACGCCAACATCCGCATCAGCGGCACCAAGGACGGCATTGAGAAAGCTCGCCATGAAATCCAGCTCATCTCTGCTGAGCAG GATAAGCGTGCAGTGGAACGTTTGTCCTTTGAGAAGGCTTTTCATCCATTCATCGCTGGTGCATATAATCGACTCGTTCAAGAGCTTAGTCAAGAGACCGGCGCTCGTATTAGCATCCCGCCACCCAGCATACCCAAAGATGAGATTGTCATTACCGGCGAGAAAGAGGCAGTTGCCATGGCGATTGCCCGTATCCGGGCCATCTATGAAGAGAAG AAGTGTAAAACGACCACAATCTCAGTGGAGGTGAAAAAGTCACAACATAAGTACATAGTAGGCCCCAAGGGCAACACCCTGCAGGAGATCCTGGAGAACACGGGGGTGTCTGTGGAGATGCCCCCTCTGGACTCCTCATCCGAGACCATCATCCTCAGAGGAGAACCAGATAAGCTGGGTCCGGCTCTTACGCAGGTGTACGCCAAG GCTAAAAGTGTGATAGTGGTGGAGGTGATTGCTCCGGCTTGGCTCCATCGTTTCATCATTGgcaaaaaaggacaaaacatcAGTCGCATTACTCAGCAGCTGCCTAAg GTGCATATAGAGTTCACTGATGGAGAGGAACGTATCAGTTTGGAGGGACCAACGGAGGAAGTAGAACAAGCTCAGGCTCAGATACAGGAGATCATCAAAGACCTG ATGGCAAGAATGGACTATGCAGAGATTAACATTGACCAGCGTTTCCACAGACATCTCATTGGCAAAAACGGAGCCAACA TCAATCGGATAAAGGAGCAGTATAAGGTATCAGTGAGGATTCCTCAGGACTCGGAGCGCTGTGGGCTGGTTCGTATTGAGGGCGATCCTCAGGGAGTACAGCTCGCTCGCAAGGAACTAATGGACATGGCCCAGCGCATG GAAAATGAACGCACGAAAGACCTGATAATAGAGCAGAAGTTTCACCGCACCATCATTGGGCAGAAAGGAGAGAAGATCAAAGAAGTACGGGACAAGTTCCCTGAG GTCATTATCATCTTTCCAGACCAGCAACAGAAAAGTGACATAGTACAGCTCAGAGGGCCTAAAAACGAAGTGGAGAAATGTGCAAAGTTTCTCCAGAAACTCATCGCTGAGCTG GTTGAGAGCAGCTTCTCAATTTCTGTACCCATCCACAAGCAGTTCCACAAAAACATCATTGGCAAAGGAGGTGCCAACATCAAAAAG ATACGTGAGGAGACCAACACCAAGATTGATCTCCCAACGGAAAACAGCAACTCTGAGATGATTGTAATAACTGGCAAGAAGAGCAGCTGTGAAGCCGCACGAGATCGGATTCTCACCATTCAGAAAGAGCTG TTCTCCCAGGCCAACCTGAAGGAGGCTGAGGTTTCCATCCCAGCCAAACTGCACAACTCTCTGATTGGATCCAAGGGCAGTCTGGTGCGCTCTGTGATGGAAGAGTGTGGCGGTGTTCACATCCACTTCCCTGCGGAGGGCTCAGGGTTGGACAAGGTCACTATCCGTGGTCCTGCAGAGGAGGTGGAGAGAGCCAGGAGACAACTGCTTCAGTTGGCGGAGGAGAAG CAAGTCAACAACTTCTCAGTGGAGCTTCAAGCCAAGCCAGAGTATCACAAGTTCCTGATAGGCAGAGGAGGAGCTAATATCCGACGGGTACGGGACCGAACCGGAGCGCGGATCATCTTCCCGTCACCAGACGAACCAGAACAGGAGCACATTACCATCATGGGTAAAGAGGAGGCTGTATGGCTTGCCCAGAAAGAGCTGGAGACCCTCATTAAAAACCTG GATGATGTGATAGAGGACAGCATGGTCGTGGACCCCCGTTATCACCGTCACTTCGTCTGTCGGAGAGGGCAGGTGTTGAGAGAGTTGGCGGAGGAATATGGAGGTGTAGCTGTTAGCTTCCCTCGCACGGGCACGCACAATGACAATATCACTCTCAAAGGACCCAGAGAGTGTGTCGACGCTGCTAAGAAACGCATTCAGGAGATCGTTCGAGATCTT GAGTCACAGGTGAATGTGGAGGTGTTGATTCCTCAGCGGTACCACAGAGCCATCATGGGACCCAAAGGCTGCAGAATACAACAAATTACACGGGAACATGAAGTTCAGATCAAATTTCCAGACAGAGATGAATCTGCAG CTCAGGAAGCTGCATCTCAAGAGAACGGGGATACGGACCTCATCCCTCGGAAGTGCGATATCATCACTGTGATGGGTCGAGCTGAAAAGTGCGAGCTGGCTCGTGCAGCTTTACTT GCCTTAGTTCCTGTGACGATTGATGTTGAGGTTTCCTTTGACCTTCATCGTTACATCATAGGACAGAAAGGAGCTGGAATAAGGAAAATGATGGAGGAATATGAG GTCAATATTTGGGTTCCTCAGCCTGAGCAACAGTCAGATATCATAAAGATCACAGGACAGGTGGCCAGTGTGGAGCGGGCCAAACAGGGTCTGCTGGAGAGAGTCAAGGAGCTGCAGGCGGAACAGGAAGATCGG GCTTTACGGAGCTATAAGGTGACGCTCTCAGTAGACCCCAAATATCACCCCAAAATTATAGGCCGCAAAGGAGCCGTCATCTCTCAAATACGCAAAGACTATGATGTCAACGTGCAGTTCCCTGACAAGGGTGATGAGCAGCAG GATGTAATCGTGATCTCGGGTTATGAGAGGAGTGCTAACGAGGCCAGGGCGGCTATAGAGCAGCTGGTGGCAGCGCTGCAGGATATGGTGAGTGAGGACATCCGGCTGGACCGGCGGGTCCACGCACGCATCATCGGAGCACGCGGCAAAGCCATTCGGAAACTCATGGAGGAGTTCAAA gtTGACATACGGTTTCCTCAGCCAGGCTCCGAGGACCCGAGCAAGGTTACTGTAACTGGACTGCCGGAGAATGTTGATAACGCCATTGACCATCTACTTAACCTGGAAGAAGAATAT ATGTTGAGTGTCACAGAGACAGAGACTATGGCAGCTTATATGAAGCCTCCTTCAAAGACGATGGGGACAGGAGGAAATGACGAGGACAACAAAGCTCTAGCAAAAGGCTTTGTTGTGCGGGACGCCCCTTGGAATGCACAAGGCAACAAG GCACCAGACATGAGCAGTGCCGAAGAGTTCCCCACTTTCGGATCTGGAATAGCACCGAAACAGACATCTGCATGGGGACCCAAAAAGTGCTAA
- the LOC109046489 gene encoding vigilin-like isoform X2, producing MSSVAVLTQESFAEHRSGLKDGDITGSVPEDEAYIPTYLEAFPPLPDKGTPGEKTGEPARAWSKIRPIKASVITQVFHVPLEERRYKDNSQFGEGEEAKVCLDIMQKTGAHIELSLAKDQGLSIMVTGKLDSVMKARKEIVARLQTQASATVLIPKEHHRFVIGKNGEKLQELELKTATKIAIPRSDDPNANIRISGTKDGIEKARHEIQLISAEQDKRAVERLSFEKAFHPFIAGAYNRLVQELSQETGARISIPPPSIPKDEIVITGEKEAVAMAIARIRAIYEEKKCKTTTISVEVKKSQHKYIVGPKGNTLQEILENTGVSVEMPPLDSSSETIILRGEPDKLGPALTQVYAKAKSVIVVEVIAPAWLHRFIIGKKGQNISRITQQLPKVHIEFTDGEERISLEGPTEEVEQAQAQIQEIIKDLMARMDYAEINIDQRFHRHLIGKNGANINRIKEQYKVSVRIPQDSERCGLVRIEGDPQGVQLARKELMDMAQRMENERTKDLIIEQKFHRTIIGQKGEKIKEVRDKFPEVIIIFPDQQQKSDIVQLRGPKNEVEKCAKFLQKLIAELVESSFSISVPIHKQFHKNIIGKGGANIKKIREETNTKIDLPTENSNSEMIVITGKKSSCEAARDRILTIQKELANLKEAEVSIPAKLHNSLIGSKGSLVRSVMEECGGVHIHFPAEGSGLDKVTIRGPAEEVERARRQLLQLAEEKQVNNFSVELQAKPEYHKFLIGRGGANIRRVRDRTGARIIFPSPDEPEQEHITIMGKEEAVWLAQKELETLIKNLDDVIEDSMVVDPRYHRHFVCRRGQVLRELAEEYGGVAVSFPRTGTHNDNITLKGPRECVDAAKKRIQEIVRDLESQVNVEVLIPQRYHRAIMGPKGCRIQQITREHEVQIKFPDRDESAAQEAASQENGDTDLIPRKCDIITVMGRAEKCELARAALLALVPVTIDVEVSFDLHRYIIGQKGAGIRKMMEEYEVNIWVPQPEQQSDIIKITGQVASVERAKQGLLERVKELQAEQEDRALRSYKVTLSVDPKYHPKIIGRKGAVISQIRKDYDVNVQFPDKGDEQQDVIVISGYERSANEARAAIEQLVAALQDMVSEDIRLDRRVHARIIGARGKAIRKLMEEFKVDIRFPQPGSEDPSKVTVTGLPENVDNAIDHLLNLEEEYMLSVTETETMAAYMKPPSKTMGTGGNDEDNKALAKGFVVRDAPWNAQGNKAPDMSSAEEFPTFGSGIAPKQTSAWGPKKC from the exons ATGAGCTCTGTGGCAGTGTTGACTCAGGAGAGTTTTGCGGAGCACCGCAGTGGCTTGAAGGACGGTGATATCACAG GTAGTGTGCCAGAAGATGAAGCATATATACCCACCTATCTGGAGGCCTTTCCACCTTTACCAGACAAGGGCACTCCAGGTGAGAAGACAGGTGAGCCGGCACGTGCCTGGAGCAAGATCCGACCCATCAAAGCTTCTGTCATCACTCAG GTGTTCCATGTTCCTTTGGAGGAGCGCCGGTATAAAGACAACAGTCAGTTTGGGGAGGGGGAGGAGGCGAAAGTGTGCCTGGATATCATGCAGAAGACCGGGGCACATATCGAGCTCTCTCTTGCCAAGGACCAAGGCCTCTCCATCATGGTGACTGGAAAACTTGATTCGGTTATGAAAGCGAGGAAGGAGATTGTGGCCCGACTGCAGACTCAG GCGTCAGCGACTGTGCTTATTCCGAAAGAGCATCATCGATTTGTGATCGGAAAGAACGGGGAAAAGTTGCAGGAGCTGGAGCTGAAAACAGCCACCAAGATCGCCATCCCCCGCTCTGACGATCCCAACGCCAACATCCGCATCAGCGGCACCAAGGACGGCATTGAGAAAGCTCGCCATGAAATCCAGCTCATCTCTGCTGAGCAG GATAAGCGTGCAGTGGAACGTTTGTCCTTTGAGAAGGCTTTTCATCCATTCATCGCTGGTGCATATAATCGACTCGTTCAAGAGCTTAGTCAAGAGACCGGCGCTCGTATTAGCATCCCGCCACCCAGCATACCCAAAGATGAGATTGTCATTACCGGCGAGAAAGAGGCAGTTGCCATGGCGATTGCCCGTATCCGGGCCATCTATGAAGAGAAG AAGTGTAAAACGACCACAATCTCAGTGGAGGTGAAAAAGTCACAACATAAGTACATAGTAGGCCCCAAGGGCAACACCCTGCAGGAGATCCTGGAGAACACGGGGGTGTCTGTGGAGATGCCCCCTCTGGACTCCTCATCCGAGACCATCATCCTCAGAGGAGAACCAGATAAGCTGGGTCCGGCTCTTACGCAGGTGTACGCCAAG GCTAAAAGTGTGATAGTGGTGGAGGTGATTGCTCCGGCTTGGCTCCATCGTTTCATCATTGgcaaaaaaggacaaaacatcAGTCGCATTACTCAGCAGCTGCCTAAg GTGCATATAGAGTTCACTGATGGAGAGGAACGTATCAGTTTGGAGGGACCAACGGAGGAAGTAGAACAAGCTCAGGCTCAGATACAGGAGATCATCAAAGACCTG ATGGCAAGAATGGACTATGCAGAGATTAACATTGACCAGCGTTTCCACAGACATCTCATTGGCAAAAACGGAGCCAACA TCAATCGGATAAAGGAGCAGTATAAGGTATCAGTGAGGATTCCTCAGGACTCGGAGCGCTGTGGGCTGGTTCGTATTGAGGGCGATCCTCAGGGAGTACAGCTCGCTCGCAAGGAACTAATGGACATGGCCCAGCGCATG GAAAATGAACGCACGAAAGACCTGATAATAGAGCAGAAGTTTCACCGCACCATCATTGGGCAGAAAGGAGAGAAGATCAAAGAAGTACGGGACAAGTTCCCTGAG GTCATTATCATCTTTCCAGACCAGCAACAGAAAAGTGACATAGTACAGCTCAGAGGGCCTAAAAACGAAGTGGAGAAATGTGCAAAGTTTCTCCAGAAACTCATCGCTGAGCTG GTTGAGAGCAGCTTCTCAATTTCTGTACCCATCCACAAGCAGTTCCACAAAAACATCATTGGCAAAGGAGGTGCCAACATCAAAAAG ATACGTGAGGAGACCAACACCAAGATTGATCTCCCAACGGAAAACAGCAACTCTGAGATGATTGTAATAACTGGCAAGAAGAGCAGCTGTGAAGCCGCACGAGATCGGATTCTCACCATTCAGAAAGAGCTG GCCAACCTGAAGGAGGCTGAGGTTTCCATCCCAGCCAAACTGCACAACTCTCTGATTGGATCCAAGGGCAGTCTGGTGCGCTCTGTGATGGAAGAGTGTGGCGGTGTTCACATCCACTTCCCTGCGGAGGGCTCAGGGTTGGACAAGGTCACTATCCGTGGTCCTGCAGAGGAGGTGGAGAGAGCCAGGAGACAACTGCTTCAGTTGGCGGAGGAGAAG CAAGTCAACAACTTCTCAGTGGAGCTTCAAGCCAAGCCAGAGTATCACAAGTTCCTGATAGGCAGAGGAGGAGCTAATATCCGACGGGTACGGGACCGAACCGGAGCGCGGATCATCTTCCCGTCACCAGACGAACCAGAACAGGAGCACATTACCATCATGGGTAAAGAGGAGGCTGTATGGCTTGCCCAGAAAGAGCTGGAGACCCTCATTAAAAACCTG GATGATGTGATAGAGGACAGCATGGTCGTGGACCCCCGTTATCACCGTCACTTCGTCTGTCGGAGAGGGCAGGTGTTGAGAGAGTTGGCGGAGGAATATGGAGGTGTAGCTGTTAGCTTCCCTCGCACGGGCACGCACAATGACAATATCACTCTCAAAGGACCCAGAGAGTGTGTCGACGCTGCTAAGAAACGCATTCAGGAGATCGTTCGAGATCTT GAGTCACAGGTGAATGTGGAGGTGTTGATTCCTCAGCGGTACCACAGAGCCATCATGGGACCCAAAGGCTGCAGAATACAACAAATTACACGGGAACATGAAGTTCAGATCAAATTTCCAGACAGAGATGAATCTGCAG CTCAGGAAGCTGCATCTCAAGAGAACGGGGATACGGACCTCATCCCTCGGAAGTGCGATATCATCACTGTGATGGGTCGAGCTGAAAAGTGCGAGCTGGCTCGTGCAGCTTTACTT GCCTTAGTTCCTGTGACGATTGATGTTGAGGTTTCCTTTGACCTTCATCGTTACATCATAGGACAGAAAGGAGCTGGAATAAGGAAAATGATGGAGGAATATGAG GTCAATATTTGGGTTCCTCAGCCTGAGCAACAGTCAGATATCATAAAGATCACAGGACAGGTGGCCAGTGTGGAGCGGGCCAAACAGGGTCTGCTGGAGAGAGTCAAGGAGCTGCAGGCGGAACAGGAAGATCGG GCTTTACGGAGCTATAAGGTGACGCTCTCAGTAGACCCCAAATATCACCCCAAAATTATAGGCCGCAAAGGAGCCGTCATCTCTCAAATACGCAAAGACTATGATGTCAACGTGCAGTTCCCTGACAAGGGTGATGAGCAGCAG GATGTAATCGTGATCTCGGGTTATGAGAGGAGTGCTAACGAGGCCAGGGCGGCTATAGAGCAGCTGGTGGCAGCGCTGCAGGATATGGTGAGTGAGGACATCCGGCTGGACCGGCGGGTCCACGCACGCATCATCGGAGCACGCGGCAAAGCCATTCGGAAACTCATGGAGGAGTTCAAA gtTGACATACGGTTTCCTCAGCCAGGCTCCGAGGACCCGAGCAAGGTTACTGTAACTGGACTGCCGGAGAATGTTGATAACGCCATTGACCATCTACTTAACCTGGAAGAAGAATAT ATGTTGAGTGTCACAGAGACAGAGACTATGGCAGCTTATATGAAGCCTCCTTCAAAGACGATGGGGACAGGAGGAAATGACGAGGACAACAAAGCTCTAGCAAAAGGCTTTGTTGTGCGGGACGCCCCTTGGAATGCACAAGGCAACAAG GCACCAGACATGAGCAGTGCCGAAGAGTTCCCCACTTTCGGATCTGGAATAGCACCGAAACAGACATCTGCATGGGGACCCAAAAAGTGCTAA